A portion of the Bubalus kerabau isolate K-KA32 ecotype Philippines breed swamp buffalo chromosome 1, PCC_UOA_SB_1v2, whole genome shotgun sequence genome contains these proteins:
- the MCEMP1 gene encoding mast cell-expressed membrane protein 1, with translation MKTNLLLGTIETEEIYINQEVKMQPVAFKDKRRGSSGNKEAADDPNYENITFTFKNQNRPKGSHSPPKNKVPAEPRPPLDTAQGHHWLPKAMMSLNTFLTLSCMVLLAVVLVKNSKMSRELVVLKEELWNVSTSVQEYQEEQKTQWGNVKQSVMAAKQSIDTVMTRIQEGNPKRRPLATGPTPQ, from the exons ATGAAGACAAATTTGCTGCTGGGGACCATAGAGACTGAGGAAATATACATAAACCAGGAGGTCAAGATGCAGCCGGTAGCCTTCAAAGACAAGAGACGGGGATCCTCAGGCAATAAAGAAG CTGCAGATGACCCTAACTATGAGAACATCACCTTTACCTTCAAAAACCAGAACCGGCCAAAGGGCAGTCATTCACCACCCAAGAATAAGG TGCCAGCCGAGCCCAGGCCACCCTTGGACACTGCCCAGGGACACCACTGGTTGCCTAAAGCCATGATGAGTCTGAACACCTTCTTGACTCTGTCCTGCATGGTCCTCTTAGCTGTGGTCCTGGTGAAGA ATTCCAAGATGTCCAGGGAGCTGGTGGTCTTGAAAGAGGAGCTCTGGAACG TCTCTACTTCGGTGCAAGAGTACCAGGAAGAGCAGAAGACTCAGTGGGGCAACGTGAAACAGAGTGTAATGGCAGCCAAGCAGAGCATTGACACAGTCATGACGAGAATCCAGGAAGGGAACCCGAAACGGAGGCCGCTGGCCACAG GTCCCACACCTCAATGA
- the TRAPPC5 gene encoding trafficking protein particle complex subunit 5, whose translation MEARFTRGKSALLERALARPRTEVSLSAFALLFSELVQHCQSRVFSVAELQARLAALGRQVGARVLDALVAREKGARRETKVLGALLFVKGAVWKALFGKEADKLEQANDDARTFYIIEREPLINTYISVPKENSTLNCASFTAGIVEAVLTHSGFPAKVTAHWHKGTTLMIKFEEAVIARDRALEGR comes from the coding sequence ATGGAGGCGCGCTTCACGCGTGGGAAGTCGGCGCTGCTGGAACGCGCGCTGGCCCGGCCACGCACCGAGGTGAGCCTGAGCGCCTTTGCCCTGCTCTTCTCCGAGCTGGTTCAGCACTGCCAGAGCCGCGTCTTCTCTGTGGCGGAGTTGCAGGCGCGCCTGGCCGCTCTGGGTCGCCAGGTGGGCGCCCGCGTCCTGGATGCGCTGGTGGCTCGCGAAAAGGGTGCCCGGCGCGAAACCAAGGTGCTGGGCGCCCTGCTCTTCGTTAAGGGCGCCGTGTGGAAGGCGCTCTTCGGCAAGGAGGCCGACAAGCTGGAGCAGGCCAACGACGACGCCCGCACCTTCTACATCATCGAGCGCGAGCCGCTCATCAACACCTACATCTCCGTGCCCAAAGAGAACAGCACGCTCAACTGTGCCAGCTTCACCGCGGGCATCGTGGAGGCGGTGCTCACGCACAGCGGCTTCCCCGCCAAGGTCACGGCGCACTGGCACAAGGGCACCACGCTGATGATCAAGTTCGAGGAGGCGGTCATAGCCCGAGACCGGGCCCTGGAGGGCCGCTGA
- the FCER2 gene encoding low affinity immunoglobulin epsilon Fc receptor has translation MTPHSRAEGRGPRPAMGQQEFTKFSRRRRPCCSRGTQLALLALVTTALWAGLLTLLLLWHWENARNLKQLEETAALNVSQVSKDLERQKGDQMAQKSQAAQMMQDMERIQTEQKRMESQESELSWNLDGLRADLSDLKSRGLNEMRQALDSLGRLQEEVGKLWIELRAANGSVCNTCPEAWIYFQKKCYYFGEGAKKWIQARYACENLHGRLVSIHSPEEQDFLTKRANWRGSWIGLRDLDIEGEFIWMDNQPLDYSNWQPGEPNDAGQGENCVMMLGSGKWNDAFCGSELHGWVCDRLATC, from the exons ATGACTCCTCACAGCCGGGCTGAGGGGAGGGGACCCAGGCCTGCAATGGGGCAGCAAG AATTCACGAAATTTTCCAGAAGGCGGAGGCCGTGCTGCTCTAGGGGAACGCAGCTGGCCCTGCTGGCGCTGGTGACGACGGCGCTATGGGCCGGGCTGCTGACTCTGCTTCTCTTGTGGC ACTGGGAAAACGCACGAAATCTAAAACAGCTGGAGGAGACCGCTGCCCTGAATG TCTCTCAGGTGTCCAAAGACTTGGAAAGACAAAAGGGTGACCAGATGGCCCAGAAATCCCAGG CTGCCCAGATGATGCAGGACATGGAACGAATCCAAACTGAACAGAAGAGAATGGAATCTCAGG AGTCTGAGCTCTCCTGGAACCTGGATGGTCTTCGAGCTGACCTGAGTGACCTGAAGTCCCGCG GCTTGAATGAGATGCGTCAGGCCTTAGATTCACTGGGAAGACTCCAAGAGGAGGTGGGAAAGTTGTGGATCGAGCTACGCGCGGCCAACG GCTCTGTGTGCAACACGTGCCCCGAGGCATGGATCTATTTCCAAAAGAAGTGCTACTACTTCGGGGAGGGTGCCAAGAAATGGATCCAGGCCCGGTACGCCTGCGAAAATCTGCACGGGCGGCTGGTTAGCATCCACAGCCCAGAGGAGCAG GACTTCCTGACCAAACGCGCCAACTGGAGGGGCTCCTGGATTGGCCTTCGGGACCTGGACATTGAGGGGGAGTTTATCTGGATGGACAACCAGCCCCTGGACTATAG CAACTGGCAGCCAGGGGAGCCCAACGACGCAGGCCAGGGTGAGAACTGTGTGATGATGCTGGGCTCTGGGAAGTGGAATGACGCCTTCTGTGGAAGCGAACTTCATGGCTGGGTTTGTGACCGGCTGGCCACGTGCTGA
- the LOC129626504 gene encoding C-type lectin domain family 4 member G-like: MDTAGYSKWDGRLEEVPGGHLGRWGRRPLFLVLALVVITVLWALILSVLFSKASTERGALLDLQDGLSANASKQTAVLGILKEEVRACNSCCLRTQAQLQTVSKELTEARSKLLQQESALKELSERVTQNLAEAGRDRENIRTELFRALEQARLGNSSCKECPESWLPFQGSCYFFSTLRATWVEAQQHCERSGAHLVIVGGLEEQGFLSRNTRGRGYWLGLRAVRKVRRIQGYQWVDGVALSFSHWNRGEPNDSMGREDCIMMLRTGMWNDAPCDNENDNWICEKRLSC, encoded by the exons ATGGACACTGCTGGGTACAGCAAGTGGGACGGCAGGCTGGAAGAGGTCCCCGGAG GGCACTTGGGACGCTGGGGACGGAGACCCCTTTTCCTGGTCTTGGCTCTCGTGGTCATCACAGTCCTGTGGGCCCTCATTCTCAGCGTCCTGTTTTCCAAGG CGTCCACCGAGCGCGGGGCGCTGCTTGACCTCCAAGACGGGCTGAGCGCAAACG CCTCCAAACAGACGGCGGTCCTGGGTATCTTGAAGGAGGAGGTCCGAGCGTGCAATAGCTGCT gcctgagGACGCAGGCACAGCTGCAGACAGTCAGCAAGGAGCTTACAGAGGCAAGGTCGAAGTTGTTGCAGCAGGAGAGTGCCCTAAAGGAATTGAGCGAGCGCG TGACCCAGAACCTGGCTGAAGCGGGGAGGGACCGTGAGAACATTCGCACTGAGCTCTTCCGGGCACTGGAGCAAGCCCGGCTTGGAAACA GCTCCTGTAAGGAGTGCCCCGAGTCGTGGCTGCCGTTCCAGGGTTCCTGTTACTTCTTCTCCACGCTGCGGGCCACGTGGGTGGAGGCACAGCAGCACTGCGAGCGCTCCGGCGCGCACCTGGTGATAGTCGGAGGCCTGGAAGAGCAG GGTTTCCTGAGTCGGAATACGCGTGGCCGCGGTTATTGGCTGGGCCTCAGGGCCGTGCGCAAGGTGCGCAGGATCCAGGGCTACCAGTGGGTGGACGGAGTCGCGCTCAGCTTCAG CCACTGGAATCGGGGGGAGCCCAACGACTCTATGGGGCGCGAGGATTGTATCATGATGCTCCGCACGGGGATGTGGAACGACGCGCCGTGTGACAACGAGAACGACAACTGGATCTgtgagaagaggctcagctgctGA